Proteins encoded within one genomic window of Pongo abelii isolate AG06213 chromosome 18, NHGRI_mPonAbe1-v2.0_pri, whole genome shotgun sequence:
- the KNOP1 gene encoding lysine-rich nucleolar protein 1 isoform X2, with protein sequence MAAVSTVTAFAGRPRPGRSRNPRGWAGDSKWTSGSRRSGLSRGGGEISPTGMITKTHKVDPGLPEKKKKKKVVKEPETRYSVLNDDYFADVSPVRATSPSKSVAHGQAPEMPLVKKKKKKKKGVSTLCEEHVEPETTLPARRTEKSPSSRKQVLGHLEFLSGEKKKKKSPLAMSHASGLKTSADPRQGEEETRVGKKLKKHKKEKKGAQDPTAFSVQDPWFCEAREARDVGDTCSVGKKDEEQAALGQKRKRKSPREHNGKVKKKKKIHQEGDALPGHSKTSRSMESSPRKGSKKKPVKVEAPEYIPISDDPKASTKKKMKSKKKVEQPVIEEPALKRKKKKKRKESGVAGDPWKEETDTDLEVVLEKKGNMDEAHIDQVRRKALQEEIDRESGKTEASETRKWTGTHFGQWDTAGFENEDQKLKFLRLMGGFKNLSPSFSRPAGTIARPNMALGKKAADSLRQNLQRDYDRAMSWKYSRGAGLGFSTAPNKIFYIDRNASKSVKLED encoded by the exons GGCCGGCGACTCGAAGTGGACTTCCGGGTCACGGCGGAGCGGGCTCTCACGTGGAGGCGGGGAAATTTCGCCCACCG GAATGATCACCAAGACACACAAAGTAGACCCTGGGCtcccagagaagaaaaagaaaaagaaagtggtcAAAGAACCAGAGACTCGATACTCAGTTTTAAACGATGATTACTTTGCCGATGTTTCTCCTGTAAGAGCCACATCCCCCTCTAAGAGCGTGGCCCATGGGCAGGCACCTGAGATGCCTCtagtgaagaaaaagaagaagaaaaagaagggtgTCAGCACCCTTTGCGAGGAGCATGTAGAACCTGAGACCACGCTCCCTGCCAGACGGACAGAGAAGTCACCCAGCTCCAGGAAGCAGGTGCTTGGCCACTTGGAGTTCCTTAgtggggagaagaaaaagaagaagtcacCTCTGGCCATGTCCCATGCCTCTGGGTTGAAAACCTCTGCAGACCCTAGACAGGGTGAGGAGGAAACCAGAGTTGGCAAGAAGCTCAAAAAacacaagaaggaaaaaaagggagcCCAGGACCCCACAGCCTTCTCAGTCCAGGACCCTTGGTTCTGCGAGGCCAGGGAGGCCAGGGATGTTGGGGACACTTGCTCAGTGGGGAAGAAGGATGAGGAACAGGCAGCCTTGGGGCAGAAACGGAAGCGGAAGAGCCCCAGAGAACACAATGGgaaggtgaagaagaaaaaaaaaatccaccaggAGGGAGACGCCCTCCCAGGCCACTCCAAGACCTCTAGGTCCATGGAGAGCAGCCctagaaaaggaagtaaaaagaagCCAGTCAAAGTTGAGGCTCCGGAATACATCCCCATAAGTGATGACCCTAAGGCCTCcacaaagaaaaagatgaagtcCAAAAAGAAGGTAGAGCAGCCAGTCATCGAGGAGCCAGctctgaaaaggaagaaaaagaagaagaggaaagagagtgGGGTAGCAGGAGACCCTTGGAAGGAG GAAACAGACACGGACTTAGAGGTGGTGTtggaaaaaaaaggcaacatgGATGAGGCGCACATAGACCAG GTGAGGCGAAAGGCCTTGCAAGAAGAGATCGATCGCGAGTCAGGCAAAACGGAAGCTTCTGAAACCAGGAAGTGGACG GGAACCCATTTTGGCCAGTGGGATACTGCTGGTTTTGAGAACGAGGACCAGAAACTGAAATTTCTCAGACTTATGGGTGGCTTCAAAAACCTGTCCCCTTCGTTCAGCCGCCCCGCTGGCACGATTGCAAGGCCCAACATGGCCCTCGGCAAGAAGGCGGCTGACAGCCTGCGGCAGAATCTGCAGCGGGACTACGACCGGGCCATGAGCTGGAAGTACAGCCGGGGAGCCGGCCTCGGCTTCTCCACCGCCCCCAACAAGATCTTTTACATTGACAGGAACGCTTCCAAGTCAGTCAAGCTGGAAGATTAA
- the KNOP1 gene encoding lysine-rich nucleolar protein 1 isoform X1, protein MITKTHKVDPGLPEKKKKKKVVKEPETRYSVLNDDYFADVSPVRATSPSKSVAHGQAPEMPLVKKKKKKKKGVSTLCEEHVEPETTLPARRTEKSPSSRKQVLGHLEFLSGEKKKKKSPLAMSHASGLKTSADPRQGEEETRVGKKLKKHKKEKKGAQDPTAFSVQDPWFCEAREARDVGDTCSVGKKDEEQAALGQKRKRKSPREHNGKVKKKKKIHQEGDALPGHSKTSRSMESSPRKGSKKKPVKVEAPEYIPISDDPKASTKKKMKSKKKVEQPVIEEPALKRKKKKKRKESGVAGDPWKEETDTDLEVVLEKKGNMDEAHIDQVRRKALQEEIDRESGKTEASETRKWTGTHFGQWDTAGFENEDQKLKFLRLMGGFKNLSPSFSRPAGTIARPNMALGKKAADSLRQNLQRDYDRAMSWKYSRGAGLGFSTAPNKIFYIDRNASKSVKLED, encoded by the exons ATGATCACCAAGACACACAAAGTAGACCCTGGGCtcccagagaagaaaaagaaaaagaaagtggtcAAAGAACCAGAGACTCGATACTCAGTTTTAAACGATGATTACTTTGCCGATGTTTCTCCTGTAAGAGCCACATCCCCCTCTAAGAGCGTGGCCCATGGGCAGGCACCTGAGATGCCTCtagtgaagaaaaagaagaagaaaaagaagggtgTCAGCACCCTTTGCGAGGAGCATGTAGAACCTGAGACCACGCTCCCTGCCAGACGGACAGAGAAGTCACCCAGCTCCAGGAAGCAGGTGCTTGGCCACTTGGAGTTCCTTAgtggggagaagaaaaagaagaagtcacCTCTGGCCATGTCCCATGCCTCTGGGTTGAAAACCTCTGCAGACCCTAGACAGGGTGAGGAGGAAACCAGAGTTGGCAAGAAGCTCAAAAAacacaagaaggaaaaaaagggagcCCAGGACCCCACAGCCTTCTCAGTCCAGGACCCTTGGTTCTGCGAGGCCAGGGAGGCCAGGGATGTTGGGGACACTTGCTCAGTGGGGAAGAAGGATGAGGAACAGGCAGCCTTGGGGCAGAAACGGAAGCGGAAGAGCCCCAGAGAACACAATGGgaaggtgaagaagaaaaaaaaaatccaccaggAGGGAGACGCCCTCCCAGGCCACTCCAAGACCTCTAGGTCCATGGAGAGCAGCCctagaaaaggaagtaaaaagaagCCAGTCAAAGTTGAGGCTCCGGAATACATCCCCATAAGTGATGACCCTAAGGCCTCcacaaagaaaaagatgaagtcCAAAAAGAAGGTAGAGCAGCCAGTCATCGAGGAGCCAGctctgaaaaggaagaaaaagaagaagaggaaagagagtgGGGTAGCAGGAGACCCTTGGAAGGAG GAAACAGACACGGACTTAGAGGTGGTGTtggaaaaaaaaggcaacatgGATGAGGCGCACATAGACCAG GTGAGGCGAAAGGCCTTGCAAGAAGAGATCGATCGCGAGTCAGGCAAAACGGAAGCTTCTGAAACCAGGAAGTGGACG GGAACCCATTTTGGCCAGTGGGATACTGCTGGTTTTGAGAACGAGGACCAGAAACTGAAATTTCTCAGACTTATGGGTGGCTTCAAAAACCTGTCCCCTTCGTTCAGCCGCCCCGCTGGCACGATTGCAAGGCCCAACATGGCCCTCGGCAAGAAGGCGGCTGACAGCCTGCGGCAGAATCTGCAGCGGGACTACGACCGGGCCATGAGCTGGAAGTACAGCCGGGGAGCCGGCCTCGGCTTCTCCACCGCCCCCAACAAGATCTTTTACATTGACAGGAACGCTTCCAAGTCAGTCAAGCTGGAAGATTAA
- the KNOP1 gene encoding lysine-rich nucleolar protein 1 isoform X3, protein MRRLGRMGALEIAWPLPYSEVVLALLTTLFQGMITKTHKVDPGLPEKKKKKKVVKEPETRYSVLNDDYFADVSPVRATSPSKSVAHGQAPEMPLVKKKKKKKKGVSTLCEEHVEPETTLPARRTEKSPSSRKQVLGHLEFLSGEKKKKKSPLAMSHASGLKTSADPRQGEEETRVGKKLKKHKKEKKGAQDPTAFSVQDPWFCEAREARDVGDTCSVGKKDEEQAALGQKRKRKSPREHNGKVKKKKKIHQEGDALPGHSKTSRSMESSPRKGSKKKPVKVEAPEYIPISDDPKASTKKKMKSKKKVEQPVIEEPALKRKKKKKRKESGVAGDPWKEETDTDLEVVLEKKGNMDEAHIDQVRRKALQEEIDRESGKTEASETRKWTGTHFGQWDTAGFENEDQKLKFLRLMGGFKNLSPSFSRPAGTIARPNMALGKKAADSLRQNLQRDYDRAMSWKYSRGAGLGFSTAPNKIFYIDRNASKSVKLED, encoded by the exons ATGCGGAGGCTTGGGCGCATGGGAGCCTTGGAG ATCGCTTGGCCACTCCCCTATTCTGAAGTCGTCTTGGCTCTCTTGACTACACTATTTCAAG GAATGATCACCAAGACACACAAAGTAGACCCTGGGCtcccagagaagaaaaagaaaaagaaagtggtcAAAGAACCAGAGACTCGATACTCAGTTTTAAACGATGATTACTTTGCCGATGTTTCTCCTGTAAGAGCCACATCCCCCTCTAAGAGCGTGGCCCATGGGCAGGCACCTGAGATGCCTCtagtgaagaaaaagaagaagaaaaagaagggtgTCAGCACCCTTTGCGAGGAGCATGTAGAACCTGAGACCACGCTCCCTGCCAGACGGACAGAGAAGTCACCCAGCTCCAGGAAGCAGGTGCTTGGCCACTTGGAGTTCCTTAgtggggagaagaaaaagaagaagtcacCTCTGGCCATGTCCCATGCCTCTGGGTTGAAAACCTCTGCAGACCCTAGACAGGGTGAGGAGGAAACCAGAGTTGGCAAGAAGCTCAAAAAacacaagaaggaaaaaaagggagcCCAGGACCCCACAGCCTTCTCAGTCCAGGACCCTTGGTTCTGCGAGGCCAGGGAGGCCAGGGATGTTGGGGACACTTGCTCAGTGGGGAAGAAGGATGAGGAACAGGCAGCCTTGGGGCAGAAACGGAAGCGGAAGAGCCCCAGAGAACACAATGGgaaggtgaagaagaaaaaaaaaatccaccaggAGGGAGACGCCCTCCCAGGCCACTCCAAGACCTCTAGGTCCATGGAGAGCAGCCctagaaaaggaagtaaaaagaagCCAGTCAAAGTTGAGGCTCCGGAATACATCCCCATAAGTGATGACCCTAAGGCCTCcacaaagaaaaagatgaagtcCAAAAAGAAGGTAGAGCAGCCAGTCATCGAGGAGCCAGctctgaaaaggaagaaaaagaagaagaggaaagagagtgGGGTAGCAGGAGACCCTTGGAAGGAG GAAACAGACACGGACTTAGAGGTGGTGTtggaaaaaaaaggcaacatgGATGAGGCGCACATAGACCAG GTGAGGCGAAAGGCCTTGCAAGAAGAGATCGATCGCGAGTCAGGCAAAACGGAAGCTTCTGAAACCAGGAAGTGGACG GGAACCCATTTTGGCCAGTGGGATACTGCTGGTTTTGAGAACGAGGACCAGAAACTGAAATTTCTCAGACTTATGGGTGGCTTCAAAAACCTGTCCCCTTCGTTCAGCCGCCCCGCTGGCACGATTGCAAGGCCCAACATGGCCCTCGGCAAGAAGGCGGCTGACAGCCTGCGGCAGAATCTGCAGCGGGACTACGACCGGGCCATGAGCTGGAAGTACAGCCGGGGAGCCGGCCTCGGCTTCTCCACCGCCCCCAACAAGATCTTTTACATTGACAGGAACGCTTCCAAGTCAGTCAAGCTGGAAGATTAA